Below is a genomic region from Azoarcus sp. KH32C.
CAGGTCCATCACCCGCACTTGCGCCCCCGGCAGCGCGCACACGCGCTCGGCGAGCATGCCGAAGGCGAGGAAGCCGCCCGACACCGCTCGCCCGTGGATCAGCGTCAGGATCGGATGGCCCCGTCGGCGCGCGAGATCGACGCAGCGCGCGACGTGTGCGAAGCAGCCATTGAGACCAAGCAGCTCCTCGCGGCGCGACAGCTCCTGGCCCTCGGTGTCGGCGATGAAGACGATGGGGCGGGGCTCCGCAGCGGACTTCGCATCCTCCGCGACGACATCGAGAATCGCGCCGGACACGGCAAGCGCGAGATCGCCATCGACGGCGGCCGAATTCCACGTACCGATCACCGCGACCGGGCGGCCGGCGACCTCCGCGTTGCCGCGGACGAAATGGCCGCGGACCTCGACGCCGTGGCCCGCGCCGAAGAGACGTTCGAAAACAGTGACATCACTCATGACTGGACCTCCGCATGCAGGGCGGCAAGCTGGGCATTGAAGGCGTCGGCGGTGAGCATCGGCACCGCCTGCGGATCGGGGAAGCCAGTGCTGCGCCAGACTTCGAGCCCGTCGCGCGTGTCGGCGAAACGTTCGCGGCGCTGCTGCAGCCGCTGCTGCGCCGCCTGCAGCAGCTCCAGCTCGTCGAGCGCATCGCGTCCGGCCGAGCTGCGGTCGAGGCAGCCGACGACCGCCTCACGGAAGCTCGACGCATCGTCATCGACCAGCGCCGTCGCCTCGC
It encodes:
- the mdcE gene encoding biotin-independent malonate decarboxylase subunit gamma; the encoded protein is MSDVTVFERLFGAGHGVEVRGHFVRGNAEVAGRPVAVIGTWNSAAVDGDLALAVSGAILDVVAEDAKSAAEPRPIVFIADTEGQELSRREELLGLNGCFAHVARCVDLARRRGHPILTLIHGRAVSGGFLAFGMLAERVCALPGAQVRVMDLRAMSRVTKIALDRLEGLAKESPVFAPGADNYWRMGAVDELWPEGSDDWDKRLAGALDAALSGPRADRRAVIGAERGGRTLAAKVAATVLEA